One window of the Acinonyx jubatus isolate Ajub_Pintada_27869175 chromosome A2, VMU_Ajub_asm_v1.0, whole genome shotgun sequence genome contains the following:
- the LOC106987564 gene encoding olfactory receptor 24-like has translation MENQTRVFEFILLGLSEQPLQQQVLIGMSCSLYLIGCMGNLLTILAILLDPHLHSPMYFFLSNLSLLDICFTSTTVPKMLVNYLCRHSTISPQACLAQMYFFIAFGAAESILLSVMAYDRYLAICCPLHYMTIMNALRCALLVTVPWTSANLISMVHTILMTRLSFCTNRIPHFFCDINALIKLSCSNAQVNKMLMLVLGGSVVLMSFVCIMASYTPIAVAVWKVPSAQGKWKAFSTCSSHLCVISLFYGTIIGVYFNPASTHTTQRDMVATVMYTMVTPMLNPFIYSLRNRDLKSALRKLLKGNHLA, from the coding sequence ATGGAGAATCAGACACGAGTCTTCGAATTCATCCTCCTCGGCCTCTCCGAGCAGCCCCTACAGCAGCAGGTGCTCATTGGTATGTCCTGCAGCCTGTATCTGATCGGATGCATGGGGAATCTGCTCACCATCCTGGCCATCCTCTTGGACCCTCACCTCCACagccccatgtacttcttcctcagcAACTTGTCTCTTCTGGACATCTGTTTTACCTCCACCACCGTCCCCAAGATGCTGGTGAACTATCTGTGCAGACACAGCACCATCTCCCCCCAGGCTTGCCTGGCCCAGATGTATTTCTTCATTGCCTTTGGGGCAGCGGAAAGCATCCTTCTCTCAGTCATGGCTTATGACCGCTACCTGGCCATCTGCTGCCCGCTGCACTACATGACGATCATGAACGCCCTTCGTTGTGCCTTGCTAGTGACTGTGCCCTGGACCTCAGCAAACCTCATCTCCATGGTCCATACCATCCTGATGACCCGCTTGTCCTTTTGCACCAATAGGATCCCACACTTTTTCTGTGACATTAATGCCTTGATCAAGCTTTCCTGTTCCAACGCGCAAGTCAACAAGATGTTGATGCTGGTCCTTGGGGGTTCGGTGGTTCTGATGTCTTTTGTGTGTATCATGGCCTCTTATACACCTATTGCTGTGGCTGTGTGGAAGGTGCCCTCAGCCCAGGGGAAGTGGAAAGCTTTCTCTACCTGTAGCTCTCACCTTTGTGTCATCTCTCTCTTCTATGGGACTATTATTGGGGTCTACTTCAACCCTGCATCCACACACACCACCCAGAGGGACATGGTAGCCACAGTGATGTACACCATGGTCACccccatgctgaaccccttcaTCTACAGCCTTCGGAACCGCGATCTGAAGAGTGCCCTCAGGAAACTTCTCAAAGGAAACCACTTGGCTTAG
- the LOC106987570 gene encoding C-type lectin domain family 4 member G-like, whose translation MEGNIRPSRGNRRDQRLPQDDPWKFFCLAMTLMLLLFDLILGVVLAEVLLFSNKMQEDLKQMDIQFVQGLADAGHERDIVWGEVFRQTEAVRAGNESSCEPCRENWTAFQGSCYQFSTQELSWFKAKDHCAEKDAHLVIINSQAEQKFLSPKENNGYWIGLRKQYPKGIHKWQDGSVPTFINWRDTRSSHYDCAFLMGSGSWSSTTCYAYWYHWICEKPQVC comes from the exons ATGGAAGGAAATATCCGCCCATCCAGGGGAAACCGG AGGGACCAAAGGCTGCCCCAGGATGACCCCTGGAAGTTTTTCTGCCTGGCAATGACTCTGATGCTGCTTCTGTTCGACCTCATCCTAGGTGTGGTCCTGGCTGAGG TACTGCTGTTCTCCAACAAGATGCAGGAAGACCTCAAGCAAATGGACATCCAAT TTGTGCAGGGTCTGGCAGATGCTGGGCACGAGCGGGACATCGTGTGGGGAGAGGTGTTCCGGCAAACGGAAGCTGTGCGGGCAGGCAACG AATCCTCCTGCGAGCCCTGCCGTGAAAACTGGACGGCATTTCAGGGCTCCTGCTATCAATTTTCCACACAAGAACTGAGCTGGTTCAAAGCCAAGGATCACTGTGCAGAGAAGGATGCTCACCTGGTCATCATCAACAGCCAAGCAGAGCAG AAATTCCTGAGTCCAAAGGAAAATAATGGCTACTGGATTGGCCTCAGGAAACAATACCCAAAGGGCATTCACAAGTGGCAAGATGGCTCAGTCCCTACCTTCAT CAACTGGCGTGATACCAGATCTTCTCACTATGACTGTGCCTTCCTGATGGGTTCTGGCTCTTGGTCCTCTACTACATGCTATGCGTATTGGTATCATTGGATATGTGAGAAGCCACAGGTCTGCTGA